In Pongo pygmaeus isolate AG05252 chromosome 13, NHGRI_mPonPyg2-v2.0_pri, whole genome shotgun sequence, one genomic interval encodes:
- the LCNL1 gene encoding lipocalin-like 1 protein isoform X1 produces the protein MDTTFTKGAVEGQFSNPAMALTDIPVAFSDYQHFALLYSETRKGGLRNQWLQLYGGRAAGQRPRHPRFGSRMSPLCLHQRVLHAEGGTAGSWCLWPPVPAPPRPSRPSLPLSLSLCPSSPFPLAHPPSPPSARAPEPFPEGAQKMQLLAPQVGLSPSQGVLLPKSGERCPQPCWVSQAPGHTPAGSDIPGHSTDLRFGTEVPGADPACLGRGRARRCPGQCSQKEIALGQVGGLRPREGGAGWRLRPDLSADQCAGALSR, from the exons ATGGACACGACCTTCACCAAGGGTGCTGTAGAGGGGCAGTTCAGCAACCCAG CCATGGCCCTGACTGACATCCCAGTGGCCTTCTCCGACTACCAGCACTTTGCCTTGCTGTACTCGGAGACGCGGAAAGGGGGCCTGCGGAACCAGTGGCTGCAGCTCTACGGTGGGCGGGCTGCGGGGCAGCGGCCCAGACACCCCCGCTTCGGGTCTAGAATGTCGCCCCTGTGCCTGCACCAGCGCGTTCTGCACGCGGAAGGCGGAACCGCTGGCTCCTGGTGTCTGTGGCCGCCGGTCCcggcccctccccgcccctctcgcccctccctgcctctctctctctctctttgcccctCCAGCCCCTTCCCTTTAGCTCACCCGCCCTCCCCACCTTCAGCTCGAGCCCCGGAGCCGTTTCCCGAAGGCGCCCAGAAGATGCAGCTACTGGCGCCCCAAGTGGGCCTGAGCCCCAGCCAGGGCGTCCTGCTGCCGAAGTCGGGTGAGCGGTGCCCGCAGCCCTGCTGGGTGAGCCAGGCCCCGGGTCACACCCCTGCTGGGAGTGACATCCCTGGTCACTCCACTGATCTCAGATTCGGGACAGAAGTGCCCGGGGCAGACCCAGCCTGTCTGGGTCGGGGGAGGGCGAGAcgttgcccaggccagtgttcCCAGAAGGAGATCGCCTTGGGGCAGGTCGGGGGCCTCCGTCCTAGGGAAGGGGGCGCGGGGTGGCGCCTCAGGCCCGATCTCTCTGCAGACCAGTGTGCGGGCGCGCTCTCCCGG TGA
- the LCNL1 gene encoding lipocalin-like 1 protein isoform X3, whose amino-acid sequence MDTTFTKGAVEGQFSNPAMALTDIPVAFSDYQHFALLYSETRKGGLRNQWLQLYGGRAAGQRPRHPRFGSRMSPLCLHQRVLHAEGGTAGSWCLWPPVPAPPRPSRPSLPLSLSLCPSSPFPLAHPPSPPSARAPEPFPEGAQKMQLLAPQVGLSPSQGVLLPKSVRGPAPECPQGSAAP is encoded by the exons ATGGACACGACCTTCACCAAGGGTGCTGTAGAGGGGCAGTTCAGCAACCCAG CCATGGCCCTGACTGACATCCCAGTGGCCTTCTCCGACTACCAGCACTTTGCCTTGCTGTACTCGGAGACGCGGAAAGGGGGCCTGCGGAACCAGTGGCTGCAGCTCTACGGTGGGCGGGCTGCGGGGCAGCGGCCCAGACACCCCCGCTTCGGGTCTAGAATGTCGCCCCTGTGCCTGCACCAGCGCGTTCTGCACGCGGAAGGCGGAACCGCTGGCTCCTGGTGTCTGTGGCCGCCGGTCCcggcccctccccgcccctctcgcccctccctgcctctctctctctctctttgcccctCCAGCCCCTTCCCTTTAGCTCACCCGCCCTCCCCACCTTCAGCTCGAGCCCCGGAGCCGTTTCCCGAAGGCGCCCAGAAGATGCAGCTACTGGCGCCCCAAGTGGGCCTGAGCCCCAGCCAGGGCGTCCTGCTGCCGAAGTCGG TGAGGGGTCCAGCCCCTGAGTGCCCGCAGGGGTCAGCTGCTCCGTGA
- the PTGDS gene encoding prostaglandin-H2 D-isomerase, with amino-acid sequence MATRHTLWMGLALLGVLGGLQAAPEAQVSVQPNFQQDKFLGRWFSAGLASNSSWLREKKAALSMCKSVVAPAADGGLNLTSTFLRKNQCETRTMLLQPAGSLGSYSYRSPHWGSTYSVSVVETDYDQYALLYSQGSKGPGEDFRMATLYSRTQTPRAELKEKFTAFCKAQGFTEDTIVFLPQTDKCMTEQ; translated from the exons ATGGCTACTCGTCACACGCTGTGGATGGGACTGGCCCTGCTGGGGGTGCTGGGCGGCCTGCAGGCAGCACCCGAGGCTCAGGTCTCCGTGCAGCCCAACTTCCAGCAGGACAAG TTCCTGGGGCGCTGGTTCAGCGCGGGCCTCGCCTCCAACTCGAGCTGGCTCCGGGAGAAGAAGGCGGCGTTGTCCATGTGCAAGTCGGTGGTGGCCCCTGCCGCGGATGGTGGCCTCAACCTGACCTCCACCTTCCTCAG GAAAAACCAGTGTGAGACCCGAACCATGCTGCTGCAGCCCGCGGGGTCCCTCGGCTCCTACAGCTACCGGAGTCCCC ACTGGGGCAGCACCTACTCTGTATCAGTGGTGGAGACCGACTACGACCAGTACGCACTGCTGTACAGCCAGGGCAGCAAGGGCCCCGGCGAGGACTTCCGCATGGCCACCCTCTACA GCCGAACCCAGACACCCAGGGCTGAGTTAAAGGAGAAATTCACCGCCTTCTGCAAGGCCCAGGGCTTCACAGAGGATACCATTGTCTTCCTGCCGCAAACCG ATAAGTGCATGACGGAACAATAG
- the LOC129044009 gene encoding uncharacterized protein LOC129044009 isoform X2, translating into MRDRERLRNITQEEPVEETCHVVAWRERDLRVLLSPRLECSGTISAHCKLRLPAVIPLACSEGTWCGGTWESVQSLSHTEGPKGGWMWRRQREKAGCYPGVLPPASLRGALGLLWVGLTLLGMVQPQHQGPQRGPNLLFHKICLQPGLRKEQPWSRPTCSAEAGCPEPLPGTHPANAGPGPLSLRSSQIRTSLEARRGARPGRPALRQEGSELEEARPPRRRGPWEEGGHELRPQQLRL; encoded by the exons ATGAGGGACCGGGAAAGGCTGAGAAACATCACTCAGGAGGAGCCGGTGGAAGAGACATGTCACGTGGTGGCCTGGAGAGAAAGGGACCTTCG agtcttgctgtcgcctaggctggagtgcagtggtacgatctccgctcactgcaagctccgcctcccag CTGTAATACCGCTCGCTTGCTCAGAGGGCACATGGTGCGGGGGTACTTGGGAGTCTGTGCAAAGCCTTAGTCACACGGAGGGACCTAAGGGAGGCTGGATGTGGAGGAGACAGCGAGAGAAG GCCGGCTGCTACCCCGGAGTCCTGCCCCCTGCCTCCCTGCGTGGAGCCCTGGGACTCCTGTGGGTGGGCCTCACCCTGCTGGGGATGGTCCAGCCACAGCACCAGGGCCCCCAGAGGGGCCCGAACTTGCTTTTCCACAAGATCTGTCTCCAGCCCGGCCTCAGGAAGGAGCAG CCGTGGTCACGTCCAACCTGCTCAGCTGAAGCTGGGTGCCCAGAGCCCCTGCCAG GGACCCACCCTGCAAACGCTGGGCCAGGACCCCTGTCCCTGAGAAGCAGCCAGATCAGAACCTCCTTGGAGGCCAGGAGG GGAGCCAGGCCGGGAAGGCCAGCCTTGAGGCAAGAGGGTTCTGAGCTGGAAGAGGCCAGGCCCCCCAGACGCAGGGGCCCATGGGAAGAGGGAGGCCACGAGCTGAGGCCACAGCAGCTGAGGCTCTGA
- the LOC129044009 gene encoding uncharacterized protein LOC129044009 isoform X1, which translates to MDLGVRGQGPRLWESEAGCYPGVLPPASLRGALGLLWVGLTLLGMVQPQHQGPQRGPNLLFHKICLQPGLRKEQPWSRPTCSAEAGCPEPLPGTHPANAGPGPLSLRSSQIRTSLEARRKWGWKMTRWRLRRDQAPGEGTQAKLLSEALSTAGRGHAGPPEGWAGEGGVSPGLTPPLGTGQGKELDFDLREKFIRFGQILGISLDHIPFLPQTLAPAALGGVGKAAETSLMPGGWPRALQAKAWGQAGVSAEERVPGARMTQPEIHQPLPCPCSLGGRTAQETIGVRRSKPGARGSWQDPGSLEAPHVHSMQRGRQCRRRGCREALVSPHF; encoded by the exons ATGGACTTAGGGGTACGAGGGCAGGGACCCAGGCTTTGGGAATCAGAG GCCGGCTGCTACCCCGGAGTCCTGCCCCCTGCCTCCCTGCGTGGAGCCCTGGGACTCCTGTGGGTGGGCCTCACCCTGCTGGGGATGGTCCAGCCACAGCACCAGGGCCCCCAGAGGGGCCCGAACTTGCTTTTCCACAAGATCTGTCTCCAGCCCGGCCTCAGGAAGGAGCAG CCGTGGTCACGTCCAACCTGCTCAGCTGAAGCTGGGTGCCCAGAGCCCCTGCCAG GGACCCACCCTGCAAACGCTGGGCCAGGACCCCTGTCCCTGAGAAGCAGCCAGATCAGAACCTCCTTGGAGGCCAGGAGG AAGTGGGGTTGGAAAATGACGAGATGGAGGCTACGCCGAGACCAAGCGCCAGGAGAAGGGACCCAGGCCAAACTGCTCAGTGAGGCCCTGAGCACGGCGGGAAGGGGCCACGCAGGACCCcctgagggctgggctggggagggaggggtctCCCCAGGGCTCACCCCCCCTCTTGGCACAGGGCAGGGGAAGGAGCTGGATTTCGACCTGAGGGAGAAATTTATCAGATTTGGCCAGATCCTGGGCATCAGCCTTGACCACATTCCCTTCCTGCCCCAGACTCTGGCCCCGGCAGCCCTGGGGGGCGTGGGGAAGGCAGCAGAGACCTCACTGATGCCGGGAGGTTGGCCCAGAGCCCTGCAGGCCAAAGCCTGGGGCCAGGCGGGAGTGTCCGCCGAGGAGAGGGTGCCTGGTGCCCGAATGACGCAACCTGAGATACACCAGCCCCTACCCTGTCCGTGCAGCCTGGGGGGGAGGACTGCCCAGGAGACCATCGGGGTCCGGAGGTCAAAGCCAGGTGCCAGAGGGTCCTGGCAGGACCCGGGGTCACTGGAGGCACCCCACGTACATAGCATGCAGAGGGGACGGCAGTGCCGGAGGAGGGGCTGCAGGGAAGCCCTTGTCAGCCCCCATTTCTGA
- the LCNL1 gene encoding lipocalin-like 1 protein isoform X2: protein MDTTFTKGAVEGQFSNPAMALTDIPVAFSDYQHFALLYSETRKGGLRNQWLQLYGGRAAGQRPRHPRFGSRMSPLCLHQRVLHAEGGTAGSWCLWPPVPAPPRPSRPSLPLSLSLCPSSPFPLAHPPSPPSARAPEPFPEGAQKMQLLAPQVGLSPSQGVLLPKSDQCAGALSRVSRPPLCGAADHGPSQLGGLHRGALYLWGS from the exons ATGGACACGACCTTCACCAAGGGTGCTGTAGAGGGGCAGTTCAGCAACCCAG CCATGGCCCTGACTGACATCCCAGTGGCCTTCTCCGACTACCAGCACTTTGCCTTGCTGTACTCGGAGACGCGGAAAGGGGGCCTGCGGAACCAGTGGCTGCAGCTCTACGGTGGGCGGGCTGCGGGGCAGCGGCCCAGACACCCCCGCTTCGGGTCTAGAATGTCGCCCCTGTGCCTGCACCAGCGCGTTCTGCACGCGGAAGGCGGAACCGCTGGCTCCTGGTGTCTGTGGCCGCCGGTCCcggcccctccccgcccctctcgcccctccctgcctctctctctctctctttgcccctCCAGCCCCTTCCCTTTAGCTCACCCGCCCTCCCCACCTTCAGCTCGAGCCCCGGAGCCGTTTCCCGAAGGCGCCCAGAAGATGCAGCTACTGGCGCCCCAAGTGGGCCTGAGCCCCAGCCAGGGCGTCCTGCTGCCGAAGTCGG ACCAGTGTGCGGGCGCGCTCTCCCGGGTGAGTAGACCACCGCTATGCGGAGCCGCGGACCATGGGCCCTCCCAGCTCGGTGGGCTGCACCGCGGGGCCCTCTACCTTTGGGGCAGCTAG
- the LCNL1 gene encoding lipocalin-like 1 protein isoform X4, translated as MDTTFTKGAVEGQFSNPAMALTDIPVAFSDYQHFALLYSETRKGGLRNQWLQLYGGRAAGQRPRHPRFGSRMSPLCLHQRVLHAEGGTAGSWCLWPPVPAPPRPSRPSLPLSLSLCPSSPFPLAHPPSPPSARAPEPFPEGAQKMQLLAPQVGLSPSQGVLLPKSDQCAGALSR; from the exons ATGGACACGACCTTCACCAAGGGTGCTGTAGAGGGGCAGTTCAGCAACCCAG CCATGGCCCTGACTGACATCCCAGTGGCCTTCTCCGACTACCAGCACTTTGCCTTGCTGTACTCGGAGACGCGGAAAGGGGGCCTGCGGAACCAGTGGCTGCAGCTCTACGGTGGGCGGGCTGCGGGGCAGCGGCCCAGACACCCCCGCTTCGGGTCTAGAATGTCGCCCCTGTGCCTGCACCAGCGCGTTCTGCACGCGGAAGGCGGAACCGCTGGCTCCTGGTGTCTGTGGCCGCCGGTCCcggcccctccccgcccctctcgcccctccctgcctctctctctctctctttgcccctCCAGCCCCTTCCCTTTAGCTCACCCGCCCTCCCCACCTTCAGCTCGAGCCCCGGAGCCGTTTCCCGAAGGCGCCCAGAAGATGCAGCTACTGGCGCCCCAAGTGGGCCTGAGCCCCAGCCAGGGCGTCCTGCTGCCGAAGTCGG ACCAGTGTGCGGGCGCGCTCTCCCGG TGA